GAGCACCAGGGTGTCGACGGGGACGTCGAGATCCTCTCCGAGTGTTGCGTCGTATGCGTTGATGTAGGTTCCGTTGTACTTGGGCAGCTCGTCCTCGACGGGGTACCTAAGGAACCTGACTCCCAGCTGGCATGCCTTCAGGTACATCTCCTCACGGAATCCGTATGTCCTGATGTCCTTGTGGATGATGGTGACATTCGCTGTGGGGTCCTTCAACTTGATCTTGATCGCGTTGCAGAGCATGGAAGCGCAGCAGACACGTGAACAGTACTTGACCTTGTCGTTCCTGGATCCGATACAGCTGACGAATACAACGTCCTTTCCGTTGAAGTCTCCGGATTCGAGTTTCTTCTCGAGTGCGATCTGGGTTGTGACCTTCTCATCGTTTCCGAATCCGTACTCTGTGGGCTGGTACTGGGCAGCTCCGACGGCGAAGAGGACTCCTCCGACGGGGTACTTGGTACCGTCGCTGAGCTGGAGCTCAAAGTTACCCTTGAATCCGGGGATGTCCTTAACGGTAACACCGGTGTGGACTGTGATGAGCTTCTCGTTCTGCACTTTCTTGATTGTCTCTGCGAGGTAATCCTTAACGGAAACTCCATCCTCCTTGAAGTTGAAGTTGCGTGCGAATCCTCCGAGTTCCTTCTCCCTCTCGACGAGGTGGACAGGGAATCCCTGTGCGGCGATGTCGAGTGCAGCGTTCATTCCGGTGATTCCTCCTCCGATGATGGCTGCTGCCTGGGTGACGGGGATCTCGGATCCCTCGAGAGGCTCGAGCAGGCATGCCTTTGCGATGGCCATCCTCAGAAGGTCCTTTGCCTTTGCGGTTGCCTCGTCGTGGGCGTGCATGTGGATCCACGAGCACTGGTCACGGATGTTGGCCATGTTGAACAGGTACTTGTTCAGTCCTCCGTTCCTGCATGCCTCCCTGAAGAGGGGCTCGTGTGTCCTGGGGGTACAGGATGCGACGACGACTCTGTTGAGGTCGTGCTCCTTGATTGCTGTGGAAATCGCATCCAGACAGTCCTGTGCACATGCATACTGTGACTCGCTGGAGATGACGACTCCGGGAAGTGTCTTCGCGTACTCTGTGACGGCGGGGACATCAACGACTGATCCGATGTTGATACCGCAGTGGCAGACCCATACTCCGACCCTGGGCTCGATACCGATGACTTCCTTCTCCTCGGGGTAGACTTTGGGAGCGCAGGGCTCGAAGTTCTTGCCGACGATCCATGCTCCGGCCTTTGCGGAGGATCCGCATGCCTCGGCGACAGATGTGGGGATGTCCTTGGGTGCCGCGAAGGCTCCGGTTACGAAGATACCGGGCCTGGTTGTCTCGAGGGGGTGGAAGACCGTGGTCTTACAGAATCCGTACTCGTTGAGCTCGATTCCAAGTGTCTGGGCGAACTCCTCGGCTCCCTCGGGGGGTGTGAGACCGATTGAGAGGACTGCCATGTCGAACTCCTCTGTTACACCATCGTTGTTGTCGTCGGTGTAGCTGATGAGCAGCTTCTTTGTCTCGGGGTCCTCCTCGATGTTGGAGACACGTGCACCGCGGTGCATGTTGATTCCGTACTCCTTCTGGCCTCTCTCGATGTAGGCCTCGAACTCCTTTCCGTAGGACCTGATGTCCATGAAGAAGATGTCCTCCTGGAGATCTCCGTGCTCCTTTGTGATCATTGCCTGCTTTGTCGCGTACATACAGCAGACGGAAGAACAGTACTTCTTCCATCCCTTCTTCTGGGACCTGGATCCGCAGCACTGGATGTAGGCGATCTTCTTGGGTGCCTCTCCGTTGGAGGGGCAGACGATGTGACCCCTGTGAGGTCCGGATGCGCACATGATCCTCTCGTACTCGATGGCGGTGACGACGTTTGCGAACCTGCCGTATCCGTACTCGCTGGCGATGTGTGCGTCCCATACCTTGAATCCGATCGCAGAAATGATGGATCCGACTTCAAGTGTGATGAGCTCATCCTTGTCATCGTAGTGGATTGCGCCCTTTCCACAAGCCTTGGCGCAGTTTCCACATTTGTCTTTGTTGATCTTCATGCAAACGCTGGCGTCGATAACTGCAACCCTGGGCACAGCCTGTGCGTGGGGGATGTAGATTGCCTTCCTTGTTGTGAGCCCGAACTCGTACTTGTCGGGGATGTTCTTAACAGGACACTTTGCAAGACAGTCTCCACAGCCGGTACACTCGTTGGGGTTGACGTACCTGGCCTTCTTGAGGACAGTCACCTTGAAATCTCCTGCCTTACCCTCGACCTTCTGAACCTCGTGGTAGGTCAGAACGTCAATGTTGGGATGTCCGTTACAATCCGCCATTTTAGGCGAGAGGATACATGCGGAACAATCATTCGTAGGGAATGTCTTGTCGAGACGGCACATGATTCCACCGATTGTGGGGTCTTTCTCCACAAGGTAGACATGAATGTCCCTGTCTGCAAGATCAAGCGATGCTTGAATACCCGCAATTCCTCCTCCGATAACCAATGCCGATTTTGTCAAATCATTGCCTCCCGTATAAGGAATAATTAAGGCATGAATTATTGGTATATTAAGGGCTTTTACGAAAGCAATAAATATTCTTAATAATTATTACAAAGACCGTCGAAGTCGATTTTTGATTAAAATCAAAATATTGCTAAAAATTAATTGTTATTTCATGTGCCAGCATTTCTTTTATTGACATTAATTTATCTCATCCTTTATGATAATGCTACCAAATTTTTAGTTAAATTTTGAATTTTAATTCGTATTTAGGCGAAGTAAAATTATATCTTCATATTAAGTGACGTTAAAATAATTTTTAAATAGTGCGGAAATGGGGATTTTTTGCGTACAATTTTTGTCTGGCTATCAGATTGATGATGGATACATAATTCATCCATCTAAAGACCTAAAATTGTTTAGGTAGAGCTAAAAAACAATAGGAAAACAACGAATATCGACCGTGGTGGCGACAGCGAGAAAGATGTTAAGAAAGAGGACGTTGTACCCTGGTCCATGGTCGTGAAAGCCGTCCGCGGAAGAAGGCGCTACATCGTCTACACAGTACCGGAATCCGCAGGGAGATCCGATGTCCTCTCAGCATTGTCAAGCTTAGAGACATCCATGCCCGATCTCCGCGTCATCACTAGCTTCGGAGGCAAGGCTGTAGTTAGATGCAACCCCTCTGAGAAGGAGGCCGTGACGGAGGCCATGAAGGCAGCCTATCCGGGGTGCGAATCCCTCATCACATCAGGAACTCTCAGGAAGATACGTGAGGAGTATCCCGAACTTAAGGTCTCCCAGAAGAAGAAACGCTGAACCTTCCTACCTCTTCCTTTTATAATACTTTAAGAATGCTCCCGCGTAAAGAAAAAAGGAGCAGCAATTATGCAACCCGGACAAATGGCTTATGACAGGGGGATCACAGTTTTCTCCCCTGACGGAAGACTTTTCCAAGTAGAGTACGCCCGTGAGGCCGTGAAGAAAGGTTCCACGACCATCGGACTAAAGTACAAAGGCGGAGTGGCCCTCATCGTCGACAAGAGATCGATGAGCAAACTCCTGGAGCCTAAATCCACCGAGAAGATCCACGATATCGATGACTACATCGGATGTGCGACTTCTGGACTCGTTGCGGACGCTAGGGTGCTGGTCGATCAGGCCAGGCATGAGGCCCAGGTCCACAGGGTCAGCTACGGCGAGAACATCTCCGTCGAGATGCTCGTCAAGAAGGTTTGCGATTACAA
The nucleotide sequence above comes from Methanomassiliicoccales archaeon LGM-RCC1. Encoded proteins:
- a CDS encoding FAD-dependent oxidoreductase, with the translated sequence MTKSALVIGGGIAGIQASLDLADRDIHVYLVEKDPTIGGIMCRLDKTFPTNDCSACILSPKMADCNGHPNIDVLTYHEVQKVEGKAGDFKVTVLKKARYVNPNECTGCGDCLAKCPVKNIPDKYEFGLTTRKAIYIPHAQAVPRVAVIDASVCMKINKDKCGNCAKACGKGAIHYDDKDELITLEVGSIISAIGFKVWDAHIASEYGYGRFANVVTAIEYERIMCASGPHRGHIVCPSNGEAPKKIAYIQCCGSRSQKKGWKKYCSSVCCMYATKQAMITKEHGDLQEDIFFMDIRSYGKEFEAYIERGQKEYGINMHRGARVSNIEEDPETKKLLISYTDDNNDGVTEEFDMAVLSIGLTPPEGAEEFAQTLGIELNEYGFCKTTVFHPLETTRPGIFVTGAFAAPKDIPTSVAEACGSSAKAGAWIVGKNFEPCAPKVYPEEKEVIGIEPRVGVWVCHCGINIGSVVDVPAVTEYAKTLPGVVISSESQYACAQDCLDAISTAIKEHDLNRVVVASCTPRTHEPLFREACRNGGLNKYLFNMANIRDQCSWIHMHAHDEATAKAKDLLRMAIAKACLLEPLEGSEIPVTQAAAIIGGGITGMNAALDIAAQGFPVHLVEREKELGGFARNFNFKEDGVSVKDYLAETIKKVQNEKLITVHTGVTVKDIPGFKGNFELQLSDGTKYPVGGVLFAVGAAQYQPTEYGFGNDEKVTTQIALEKKLESGDFNGKDVVFVSCIGSRNDKVKYCSRVCCASMLCNAIKIKLKDPTANVTIIHKDIRTYGFREEMYLKACQLGVRFLRYPVEDELPKYNGTYINAYDATLGEDLDVPVDTLVLATGIAPLREEKEELAKMVKVPISKDGYYFEAHQKLRPVDFATEGVYVAGTAHWPKFMDECIAQASGAASRMLTVISKSKYISEGIVATSNPDRCDGCGVCVGCCDYNAISLVEQPNGAFKSFVNAGLCKGCGSCVASCPAGAMEQRGFRNKQICAEIDACLDFPVGGQ